Below is a window of Candidatus Kapaibacterium sp. DNA.
TCAAAGGCTTCGGGCTGGAAATTGAGAAGCTCTCCAACATATTAGGATTCTATGTCATAAGAAATAGCCCGCTGATTATTTTACTAACGGGAATGTTTTCCATACTCACGTCAATATCCTTATTTGCAAATGAAGAATTTGAAAAAACAGCAGAGTTTCTATACACGCGTCCCATGACTCGCACCGAAATATTCGGAGCCAAAGTTCTCGCCTGCATAACTCTTATATTTATAATGAATACTGTGGCAGTATTGACCGGATTTGTAAGTATGGAAGTCTTCAAAACCGATGATTACGAAAAAACTCCTTTTTTTATCCATTCAATCTACGGATTTTTGACATCACTTACATTTGCTTCAATCGGATTTGTTATTTCCGCAGTGGCTAAACGTGGACGGGGATTGTTCGCATTGTCGGTAGCAATTGTAATGGGAACATACTTTTTGGATTTGATTTCCAAAGTATCCGAATCAACAGCCTATATTGGATTCATAAGCCCATTCAATTATGTTGACAACGATGTTTTAGTCCCCGATTATACACTAAATATGCTCTACACAGGCATTTTTGTTGCCACAATCCTAATTCTAACACTCTTTTCCTACCTATATTTTCTGAAGAAAGACATTCTGAATTGATAGATGGGTTTATGATTTCATTGGTTTTTG
It encodes the following:
- a CDS encoding ABC transporter permease — encoded protein: MNYNLFKMELYRYKNSMLIWLTLICGLIVLNMALFEIFLAEGILKNIEPLLNQPFLAPMLKGFGLEIEKLSNILGFYVIRNSPLIILLTGMFSILTSISLFANEEFEKTAEFLYTRPMTRTEIFGAKVLACITLIFIMNTVAVLTGFVSMEVFKTDDYEKTPFFIHSIYGFLTSLTFASIGFVISAVAKRGRGLFALSVAIVMGTYFLDLISKVSESTAYIGFISPFNYVDNDVLVPDYTLNMLYTGIFVATILILTLFSYLYFLKKDILN